Proteins encoded within one genomic window of Oryza brachyantha chromosome 7, ObraRS2, whole genome shotgun sequence:
- the LOC102699797 gene encoding protein NETWORKED 3A-like: MVQKELPQAWWFDSHNLARTSPWLSNTLSELDDKTKQMLKMIDQDADSFAQRAEMYYKKRPVLVDMLGDLYRAHRSLAEQLDLLKHGNGTRHTVFGPSSCTQTWSQAAAAAMGGGKGERSSRSSNSACSDTYDSESEVDDPEQDDDMEEEMSESEAVEESRRQSELMRAEIELLREEKNAALQRAGAEIEVLRGKNAALEAELAAKDEEKREAIRQLASSFDIVREENSTLRRECIKNSKNSSSSSRGFDFKKLTRDLFSAKLFTAHCKATTGPMVAL, encoded by the exons ATGGTGCAGAAGGAGCTGCCACAGGCATGGTGGTTTGACAGCCATAACCTCGCAAGGACGTCTCCATGGCTAAGCAACACGCTTTCAG AATTAGATGACAAGACCAAGCAGATGCTCAAGATGATCGACCAAGACGCCGACTCGTTCGCGCAGCGCGCCGAGATGTACTACAAGAAGCGCCCTGTCCTGGTGGACATGCTCGGCGACCTGTACCGAGCACACCGTTCGCTAGCAGAGCAGCtcgaccttctcaagcacggCAATGGCACACGCCACACGGTGTTCGGGCCGTCCTCCTGTACCCAGACCTGGTCtcaggcagcagcagccgccatGGGTGGCGGCAAGGGAGAAAGGAGCAGCAGGTCTTCGAACTCGGCCTGCTCAGACACCTACGACTCTGAATCTGAAGTCGATGACCCTGAGCAAGACGACGacatggaggaggagatgtCTGAATCCGAGGCCGTGGAAGAGTCACGAAGGCAATCAGAGCTGATGCGTGCAGAGATCGAGCTGCTCAGGGAGGAGAAGAACGCGGCGCTGCAGAGGGCGGGCGCAGAGATCGAAGTGCTCAGGGGGAAGAACGCGGCGCTGGAGGCGGAGCTCGCCGCGAAGGACGAGGAGAAGAGGGAGGCCATCAGGCAGCTCGCGTCGTCGTTCGACATCGTGAGGGAGGAGAATTCTACCTTGCGCCGCGAGTGCATCAAGAACTCGaagaactcctcctcctcctctcgtgGATTCGATTTCAAGAAGCTGACCAGAGATCTGTTCTCCGCGAAGCTCTTCACAGCGCACTGCAAGGCTACTACTGGTCCAATGGTTGCTCTATGA